Below is a genomic region from Phragmites australis chromosome 20, lpPhrAust1.1, whole genome shotgun sequence.
TAAAACTCGAACCTAAATAGATAGATTCTACCACCAGACCCTAACCAACCAAGCAATACTAAGTGTCCACTGTGATAGAAAGAAAATAATGATCCTCGTAATGCACATGCTTCGCGGCACTCTGACAACAACCAGAAGGTACAATGCAAAAAGTACAACGTAAGAACTTACAGTTGGAGATTCCTTTCCTTCTTTAATGAAAACAGACGGAGACTTCTCTTTCTAGAGAATGAGTCGAGTCATGTGACGAAGCAAGCCAACAAAAGGAAGAGGAAACCATCCCAATTGCGTGGTGTGCTCCTTTGGATCTTGCAGACCTCCATTAAACATTCTTGCCAAGCTCCAACAATGGCTGCCGCGAGATCTGCCCCCTTTCCTCTCGCATTGATCTGCCTCCACTGCTTGTTCGCGCTTTGCATCCACGTACCTTCCGCTTCCTCGCTTGAATTCAGCTTCAACTTTTCCAAGACCGGAGACCCctgcggcggcgagctcgtgTGCACGGGCGAAGCGTACTTCGCCAGCTCCATGATTGAGCTGACAAGAAACGACAAGAACAACAACGACGGAGAAGGCCGGGTGTGGCACACGACACCGGTGCCGCTCTGGAACTCCGTCACCGGCGAGGTAGCAAGCTTCACCACGGCATTCTCCTTTATGGTCACGGCGGACCCAGGCTGCAAGATCTGGGGCGATGGTATTGCCTTCTTCCTCGCTCATTACTCGTCCGACAGCATCCTGGAAAAAAATACAAGCGGCGGGCTCCTCGGCCTTTTCAACGACAGCAACAACTTCAACGTGACGGGTGATAATCAGGTCGTCTCTATCGAGTTCGACACATTCCATAACGAGGAATGGGACACAAGCAGCCAGCACGTCGGCATCCACGTCAACTCAGTCAAGTCGACGGCGTTGGCGTCCATGGACACGAGCTTGCCGGGAATCAAGAGCCTCACATCCGATTCCGCAATGACCGCCGTGGTGCATTACGACAATGGGGCGAAGTCGTTAACTGTCGATCTTCAAGCCAACGGCGACACTAATTGGTACCACATCAACGCGACTGTTGACCTGAGGACAAGCTTGCCAGAGGAGGTGGCCGTCGGTTTCTCTGCAGCGACGGGCATGGCGGGCGAGCTGCACCGGATACTGTCATGGTCGTTCAATTCGACGCTTGAAAAGACAGCGGCTTCGATAGCCGCACTACCTGCACCAGCATTTCAACCACTTCCAGTTTCAACCATCAGATCGGAGCCTTCAAACACTCCCAGTTCCGGCTTGGCTTCCGAGCATAAGGTATTGCCTAGGAGGTtcacccagcagcagcagcagcaactgccGGCTCCGGCTGCGGCTCCATCCGATTTGTCTCCCGCTGTGGCTCCATCCGATTTGTCTCCCGCTGTGGCTCCATCCGATCTGATTCCACCCGTCAAATCGGAGCCCTCCACGAACATACTATTCGAGGTACTAGTTCCTATACTTGCTGTGTCGGTTGCTGCAATTCCGGGTCTTCTTCTATGGCTGCGGCACAAGCGCAGAAGAAACGTCCAACCAAACCAAGCAACCAACAATGGCATTGAGCCCAACGAGGAACACGACGAGGCTGACTTCGAGAGAGGGGTGGCCAGGCCGAGGCGGTACCACTACCGCGAGCTTGCCACCGCTACTGGTGACTTCGCGGACAAAAATATGCTCGGGCGAGGAGGTTTCGGCAGCGTGTACCAAGGCCGCCTCCAGAGCGATGTCAACTATGGCCAACAGGTGGCCATCAAGAAGTTTTCAGCAGAGTCGTCTCAGGGCAGGAGGGAGTTCGAGGCCGAGGTCAGGATCATAAGCCGGCTGAGGCATCGCAACCTTGTGCAGCTGTTAGGCTGGTGTGATAGCCCCAAAGGGCTCTTGCTTGTCTACGAACTTGTTCCAGAAGGGAGCCTAGATAAACACATCCATGACAACAAGAGGTTGTTAACTTGGTCCGAGAGGTACGGTGAATAAACTCGAATTTTCTTTAAGAACATTTCTTGGCTCTAACTTTGCTTCGTTTTGTATGCATACATTCTGTACATTTTGTTGTGAACAGAAGCCTGAAGCTTCCTGCATTCGCTTGAAAGAAGAAATTTAATATGCAAACTCTAATAACTTGTTCTTAAATTAACAGGTACAAGATCATACTGGGATTAGGGTCAGCGTTGCGTTACCTGCACCAAGAATGGGAGCAATGTGTCGTGCACGGTGACATCAAGCCGAGCAACATAATGCTCGACTCGTCTTACAACGCCAAGCTGGGAGACTTCGGGCTCGCCCGGCTCGTAGACCACGGGACTGGCCTTCGGACGACGATGCACGTTCTAGGAACCGCCGGGTACATCGACCCTGAGTTCGTCAACACACGCCGGCCGAGTACCGAATCGGACGTCTACAGCTTCGGCATCGTCCTGCTCGAGATAGTCTCCGGCCGGCCGCCGGTGTTCCTGCCAGAAGGCGAGGCACCCTTCCTACTGCTGAAGTGGGTGCGGAGCCTGTACAGCCAGGGTGCGACCCTCGACGCGGTGGACCCGCGGCTGCGGGGTGACGAGGACGACGAGCGGCAGATGGAGCGAGCACTGGTCGTGGGGCTCTGGTGCGCGCGCCACGACCCGGCCGAGCGGCCCTCCATCGCGCAGGCCATGCTCGTCCTGCAGTCGGAGGACACGAGGCTGCCCGCGATCTCGCCGCAGATGTCCAAACTAGCGGCGATGCCCAGCGTTCTCTCCGTGCCCGAGCGCCGTGTCTCCGGCAGCTCTTTCTCCAGCGGCGTCCGCTCTTCAACGACTACCAGCACGACGACGCGTTCTTCGGAATCGTTTGCAACTGATCGGACCTATCCCAGGCCCGTTCCATGGTAATTGTGGTGAGATTTCAAAATATAATACTAAAATTCACGCGTCTTTCAGAATTTAACACTTATATCATAATGGTATGTGAGGTTCACTCTGGGTAAGTGACATGTGTGGTAAAATGTTAAATTCTGAAAACCCCATGAATTTAgtgttatattttaaaattttccagtAACATACCTGTGTGATACCCTGCATTCTAGTGAACCGGTGATTTATTTGTGTGTTGTCTGCGTATTTCCGTTGAATTATCATTCCATGTTTGCCATTTAGGTGTTAGTTTTACAATCATGTATTTAAACCATTAAATTTATTTACAAGTCTGTCCAAGTGATTTTAACTCTCCAATTTGAGTATTGAGTTCTGCGTGAGTTGTAAAACAAAAGTTTGTTCTTATAGTATTGCTTTCAAAGTCAATAAATATTTGTCAAATTAATGTCTTGTCACGCACCAACCGTAGTAATGTAACCTAGGGTGGAgtcttgtttctcttgtagACGACCAGAGTTCGACTTTGTAAGTTTTGGTTTATGACCTTAAGTTGACTATTCAAATGAATTATCCTTATTGAAATGTACGGTACCTCACTGCTCGAGTCGATTATACTTCCTGCCATTTTCTGTTTTATTGTCGGTCATGCAGCCTTCTTTCCAAAAATTGAGGAAGCGATAGAAAAGATTTTAGTTGGGGAGAGAGAACAACTGGAAATGTTAAATTCATGTTTACCTTCGTGGGTAGCAAAGCTCAATACAACTTTGTTTCTTCAATTTATATCCAATTATATCCAACTCAGGCTATGCAATGCTAGCCTCCTACTAATGGCTAGGGGCAAATGGGCAGTTCGCGCGAAATAGTGCACGTGTGATCCATAGCACTCGAACCTAAGATCTTTCACGATATATCCTTATCATCCTACCAtataagtactagtgatactatccttttgatcttttctatttgaaattttaaataattatttgaacatataaataatatcaaatgaaaagtttcaactacaaagttgtatatctcgtcgagggctacaatttttatataaaatttgttctcattcgacttcgtatgaaaaagttataaattttttaaaataagttatCATCTATTATCAGAtatggttctttatgtgaactgTATGTTGTAATTATCCTATTTTTAGAGACGATTCATATAATAAACCGTCAATAAAAATATCTTCTACACAGGCAGTTTACATAAGGAATCGTACTTATAGTAATCATCTCATTTATAGAAAAGTTCGCATAAGTAACCACATTTGACCTTTTTATACATACGGTTTACATAAAAATCGCCTATGATAATTATGTAAATTTGTTTTCACATATGGTCTGAAACCATAGGAACTGCCCAAACAGTTTATCATTTGAGCCGTCTATAAAAAAGACATcctaaatatataaaaaatagtttttatagtaatACCACCTCCCGGCTGCAACCATCCTCAATCGGATGCGGAAAATTTCGCCTATAGGCAGTAGCTCCGTCTCCTGTTGTCATGCCCGTGATGCCAAGGAAGAAGCAGTGGTATGGCCGGTATCTGGTGTGTGGTTAGGAGGCGTAAACGGGAGTCCACCGACCTACTGACTGTTGCAAACATTAGCAGAGATAACCTTAGTCGACACATAATCTAGTTTCAGAAAACGATGTTTTCACTAGAATTTATCTTGTATATTATACCTTAATGCGTTTAGAGCCGTAAGGTCTGAAACCACTATAGCTTTTTTATTCAATAAATATATCTTAAGCCCTATGTCAATTATAAGTCAAGAAACAATTTTGTGATTTTAACAAATACTATAAACGTATTTTGGAGATGGCGATCATGATGGTCAGCCGGCCAAAGGGAGAGAGGCGGACCAGAAGGTAGCGGCGGCTTGGTGACATGTTcttagaggagagggagagctagagagaagAGCGGGGAGGGGTGGGCTGCACTAAGTTCAATTATTTCTAGTACAAAATATCTACCATAAAAAAGTTGATAGTTTACAAATGAAGTTTGAAATCAAGCTAATTTCagtaaaaattattccaatcAAAATATCAATCGGTTTTACATGAATAGAATGTTACAAAACATCCTTGTTTGACTTCATATTTAGGTCTTCATCCACCAATCGTTGGGTTTTATTTATTCTAATCCTCAAAACCTCCTATCCCTAAATTATACGACAAATAGAGAGGAAGAGGTCAATACCTGGCCGTTGCAGGTCTTCTCTTCTCGCAGGCTGCTGGTTCTAAGCCGCGCGGCGCGGCTGTGCCGGGCCGCCATCTCGTGGCTTCAGTTGGCTGTTGAGTTTAGAGCTAAGGGGTTCTGTGGCGCTGCGTGCATGGCACTACGAGAATAGCGAGCCATTGGGGTCGAGCGCTCCCGGTACCAAGAGGAGGCGAACGGAAGTGCAGCCGTTGAGCTGGAGTGTTGGGTGTCATTGCTTTAGGTGGGCCGGACTAGGGTGCAGGTGTTGAAGTCCACTTAGACCCTCGTAAGTTTGATGTTCTAGCTGTTAGCGGAACAGCAGTATGCACGTATAGTGCATGTGTTGGCGGAAGATGAAACGTATTCCGTAAATAAGGTGCAGCGAGAGCatcttctaaagaggagactcaagtttgaaGAAGAAGGCGAAGAGGTAGTATAACACCAAATATATTGATTGCATCTAGATCCTGGGGCCCTGGCTTGATGGATGCCCCGATATTTATAGCGCTATCTGAGATGTGTCATACAAGTTATTACTATGTAGCAAGGACCTAGGACGATTGGCCATATTACATAGCTTGGGTCAAGATAAAGTGTTGTTAACCCTGCCCAGAAGATCGGCGCAGGGACATCACGTTGCGGTGAACTTGGTCAGCCGCCGAATGCGACGCCAACCCTGTCTCGTGTGTCAGACTGGTTGTCGAAGTGACCAGCACTTAATGCTGATCACTTCGTAGCAGGTAAAAGATGATCGACAAACTCCCTCTAGCTGATCTTTATGAAAGCTTGACGACTCGGCATCCCCCAATACTTTGGGGGTGGTCGGCTCCAGAGGCCGCATGCAGGCTCCAGGTATCTCCAGAGCCTATGGGCTCCGAAGGCTTCATGGATATAGGGCCCATGAGCTATTGCCAACGGAGCTAGGGCCATCAGGGGTCCCTAATAgtgacccccaacagtagcccctcgcggGGATAGTTAGTGAAGCGGCCGATCCCGCGGTCTTTGGAGCAAGGGCCTCCGGCGGTCCTGGCTCCACAGTCGGAGGGCCTATGGATCTTCGTATTTGTTTGAGTTGTTCTCTGGGTCCATTTTGATGGTAGAACTAGATGCCTGATTAGACGTGTGAGATTAGGCGGTAGTGGGACACATGGCATTTCGTCATTGGAGGGTCATAGGGAGCAGTTCACCGCCATCTCGTGACTTCAGTTGGCCATTGAGTTTAGAGCTAAGGAGTTCTGCAGCGCTGCGTGCATGGCACTGCGAGAATGATGAGCCGTTGGGGTTGAGCGCTCCCAGTCCCAGGTGGAGGCGAACGGAAGTGTAGCCGTTGAGCTGGAGTGTTTAGCGTCGTTGCTTTAGGTGGGCCGAACAAGGGTGCAGGTGTTGAAGTCCACTTAGACCCTCGTAAGTTTGATGTTCTAGCCATATAACCCAGTGAAACCACCTGAAAAATGCTCCATATGACTCTACATACTTTAGGTTAGATACCGCACTCTATGATTGTTTTATTAGTTGGGGTTTCGAATATGTTGAACTTTCGCAAGGTGGTTTGGCCACATGTGTTGTATAAATGCTGCTCACCCGACCAGCCATAAGTCCGTCGATTTTTCACACGCGTGTGGATCAGGACTCAAACTCACTACCTCAGTAGCTCAGCATGACCGCTCTAACTatctcacctctcattcgtTCTTGACTATAGTAGCAAAATCAATAATTTTAACATCTTCTCATCGAATATTTGAACGACTATTTAGATAtataaatgatcttaaataaaaagttatcaattacaaagttgtacatctcatcaAGCtatacaatgttcatataaagtttgtctccatccgactctGTATGTAAAAGTTTGTGTTCAATCCATGTAATGTTCaataaaacagccataacttttacatacggagtccgatttcgacgtttgacctctactttcgaagctaatgaCGAGTcgcataaaaaaaatacatatcttTAGACTTGTACCTTCCTTGACCCTCAAAAAAGGCTCGAAAGACCATCGATATGACCTCTAAAAATTTTAGATGAAAACTGATCTTCTCCAATTTGGTTGATAATTTTTGGAGACAGTGCTATATCTGAAATTCAGTGTTGTGTAGACGTTTCATCAATTCAACTTACtaaactcacgataaaaatctttgaatttgtaatttttaactTTGTGGCCTTATGTGTGGCTTCGtcaatgattcctactagttttacaTTAGATTTAAGCTAAAAGTTTGTGTTCAAGTAGGTGGCTCCTCTATACTGAtgttagatatttattttttcatttatatagcgtcaaataaaaaataatcaactacaaagttgtagatctcgtcaagagctataattttcatataaaatttgtcttcattcgacttcgtataaaaaagttatgaattttttaagattagcTATCATCGACCACAGCTAaaactttgttaagattatttggacatttaaATGACCTCGAATTAAAacgtttttaactacaaagttgtagatctcatcgaggacTACAATTTTTATGTAAAGTTTTCCTCATccaatttcgtatgaaaaagttgtgaattttttaaaatatgctgtcatccattatcactcacatgagccagcagtgatacctattatcattgctggtttataacatgaatcggcagtgatacttaaAGAACTATCATTGCCGATAGatagaatcggtagtgatagttcaggtatcactaccggtcggTGCCCTCACCTGGCAGTGAAGCATCACTGTTGACCCAAGCCTTCAGCTGACAGTGATGCCCTTCATTGCTGCCGGTTCGTAAGTCACATTAGATGATTTTTTCCGTGCGACttttgagccagcagtgatgccccatcactgctgGCCCATTAGGTACTGGTAGTGATGGACCGAGATATATGACcaattctatagtagtgagaattttttcttctaaaagaTATTTTGATAACATTGTAACTTAATTGTAGTTTAAAAATATACTGTTGGGGGTTGCCATCAGGGTCCTCGACACCCTTGGCTCCGGCTGCCTAAATTTGAAGGCCTCTGAGCTGAAAACCCGAAGACCCTCCCCAAAGTCGAGAATCAAGGAGACTGTTGCCGATTTGACCACCGGAACCTCTCCAGAGACCTCAGAATCCGAGTCGCCACAGAGATCTAAGCCTTCGAAGCCCAGGGACCCTCGGAGCCATGAGGGAGCGAGCGGTCCCTTTGTAGACCAGCAGGATGGGGCCCTACCAGTCACCAACTACCTACCACGAAGTGATCGGTATTTAATGCCGAGGTAGTTAGAGGCCGACCCTTCAGACTAGACGGGACAGTCACTATAGCTGATGACCAGCCAGGCATTGCGGTCACATGTCGTCAGGGTCATTGCCATGGTTGTGTCATGTCATTAGGGTAGTTGAAGGTTGACCTATGCCTGGACAATATTTTACCAGACTAGCCTTAGGGTCCAGTTGTGTAGTGACGACTTGTACTTCTATCAACCTCGTAGAGGTATGCTTGTACACTTACACTATAgataataatataaatattgacTAATAGCCACTACGCCAGGGGGattttattttcatcaccttGGGCATTCTCTTTCTCTCaacttcttcttaagcttaATCATCCTAGTGAGTTGGCTTTCATCGCACCTTATTTGtgaaagatattttcttccGTCAACATGTATACTATAAGAACACTAGTTGTGagaattgctttttttttttttttttgctaagtCGACGACCAAAACAACGCTCAATATGCATGTATCTGCATCACAGTAAAGACAACATAGATACATACAACCAACATAGCACTATATACTTTGATTGGGGCGAAACTGAGACTCAATATACATTTATCACAAGAAAGACAACACCATAAAAAATGACTGAAGACGAGGGGCTGGCACAAGGATTTGGTCTTGGGCTTTGATTGGGTTGTATATAATTGTGTCTAGCCCACTATACAAGATAGTGGACAGCACAACCCAATCGCATTCCCCAGCAGCAGGCAGTGGATTTGGATCTCGCAACCGGTAGTCCGCTACGGTTCAACTTTCTGGATACCAGTTAATGAgcatcgtttttttttttcgattcCTTGTCGAGCTGGTTATAAATAAATCCTTTTTGATTTTATTCCGACAAACGGAATTGTTATCAAGCCGCATGTTCTACCCGTCCATATACATCATTGAAAGTCAGTTTGAGTAATGCATGATGGAACTGAGATTTCATTTTTCATTTGTAGCTTCCTGCACTGTTGTGATTCGAATAATCCTTTTTGAATGGTTTGCAATTGCTATTTTGGTGGATTTTGTGGATGTTATCTATAGCCACTGAAATTCGGATGGCATATATTGTGCTGGCGCCACTGGTCGGGTTCTTCGGTGCTGCATTATGGAGAGTTGGTACCGTTGGCGGTGGCAGCATCTTTGTGCCAATACTGGCATTGATCCGAAGTCATCAACTGCGATATCGAAGTGTGAGAATCTAATTAACTCAGTTGGTGCTGTCTCTACTGTTGatttatctgtttttttttatttactacATCCTTTTGCCTTTGTTGAAAGTAGTACTAATTGTTTAGCAAAATAGGTCTGGATCTACTGTTACTCAGGATAAGTAAAAAGAAAACTTCTGTACTTGTATGAATGGTTGACATTTTTTGGAGTACATCTATTTGTTTTGATACTTATATTGTCAATTTGAGATGTACTACTCTCTTTCGGACAGGTATGATCACAGATGCAGCTGTTTCAACTGCGTATTACAATCTCAAACTGAAACACCCGACTTTGGACATGCCATTGATCGACTACGACCTAACCCTGTTCATCCAGCCTATGCTAATGCTTGGGATGAGCATTGGTGTTATTTTCAATGTTATATTCCCTTATTGGCTGGTCACAGTCCTCCTGATAATCCTTTTCCTAGGTGCTTATTTTATCCTAATACCGTGAAAGTTGCTCATCTAATTGCCCACGAATGACTTTAGTCTGCACCTCAAATTGAATAAAAGGCACATCAATTAGTTCTTTTCTGTAGGGCGTCTAGATATGGAAGCAAGAGACAATAATCAAACTGGTAATAATGGGCTCATGTTATACTATTGGGGCTACTTTGATTTCTTCCAGGAAGCAGCAAAACAGTTGGAGCAAACAAGAGAGCAAGAAAACAATGTGAACATCTATCACAAAATGCAAAAGGTCTACCTCACCAGTGAGATCATAAAAATTGGTTTAGTGATAAAATTGAcatagcaaagtgatttagtaaAATTGCATAGGGTGGTGTGCATGTGTGGCTTGGATATGCTTGTGGTAGCGTAGTCACGGTTTTGATATTGATGCAAATACTTGTGTGAGTAATGttacataaattaattattgAGTCAAGTTAGAAATAACTTGTgctaaaaaatgttttttttatttggtcaTGTGCAGATGTGTCTTGATGACGAATATAGTCAATGATGGAAATGAAACTAAGTTTATGAAGAAATTAAGTACAAACggtaaaaaatatcatgtgagTTGTTTGAGTTAGAGAACAGTATACGTTAAGACGAGATGTACGTGTGTGACAAGACGTGTTGCAGGAAACGCGGACATATGCAAGATCGTTGCATGGAAAAGCTACAGGACGGCATCACGGCGGAGGGTGGCGCGGATGGCTCGGCGGTCGAGCGCAATGGTCGGACGAGCGAAGGCAGGCGCCGGCGTGCCGTGCAGCGTGTAGGAGTAGTGCATGCATGGTGCTAGGCTCAAGCCGTGTGCTTGTTCagccaataaaaaaaaatgggcGAAGTTGTGGCTGCTGCTGTGCCTTGACCGATTAAACAAACGGAGAGCAGATACTGGGCTGCTGCATGCAGCCgattaaaaaaggaaaaggccGTTGGCCTTGGGAAATAAAAGGGTGAGAGACCGAACCTGGGAGATGGGCGATAGAGCAGAGAGGTTTTCGGTCAAGCAAGCACGTGGTCGACTCCGTGCACAATCTCCGAGCAGTGACTGGTTAAATCCAAGCACGTGGTCTGTGAGCAGGCTGGTTAAATTCCTGAACTGCACAATAAATAATACCCAGATAGATAAACGTGAGTTTACGTAAGTTAAGTAGAAAAGAtatattagttatagaaagtttggagattagATGTCACAATCGAATTATATTTATAAGTCTTATTCGGTTTGAATTAAGAGTTCTAATCTCTTACGGTTAAGACCTGTCGCTGTATAAATATAAGAGGGTCCTGACCGATTGAGAGATTCAATCAATCGATCGAACATAATTTACATTACCTTTtgtttttatctctttttgcCTAGCTCCTATAGCCATGATCTCTTTTTCAATCTATATTGCTATATATTCTTGATCTCGATGACCAAGGACGAACCGCCAGCCATCTACGCTCCGACGGTCCCTCCGGAGCGTGAGTGACGACAAAGGTCCGACGACGCAGCGCTATGATCAGAGTATTCTGGATGTTGCTCGCCGAATATTGCACACAGATGCTCATAACAAGATCACTGACAAATCCATTGATGAAAAGTTGGAGTCCTTGAAGTCTTATCACCAGGCTAAGGGCCTTTGTTTCACTTGTGGAGATAAATGGAGTAAAACTCATGAGTGTCCTGACTGGTGCCATTGCATGTTATTGAAGAGATTCTGGACACATTGCAAGTCACTGATTCTCACGGAGACGCTGCCATTATAGAGCATGAAGATCCACCTGAAGCTTTACTGGCTCTAGACGAGCACACGGGTCCTGCTCGCAAACCGAGGAAAACACATGCGATTTCGGGGATTTATTGGCAAGCAGGAGATTCTTATGCTGGTGGACTCTGGGAGTATAGGCACTTTTGTTAATGAGCCGGCTTCATCTGCTAGACAAACAAATTCCTGCTAAACGGTTTTCTGCAGCTGATGGTGGGCTTATGGTCTGCTCCCGCAAAATTCCGCAATTACAGTGGTTCGTTCAGGGTCATTGCTTTTCCCAGGACATCAAAGTGTTGTCTCTTCAATGTTTTGACATGATTTTGGGAGCCGATTGGCTAGAGGACAATAGTCCCATGTGGATACAGTGGATTC
It encodes:
- the LOC133902000 gene encoding L-type lectin-domain containing receptor kinase IX.1-like; the protein is MAAARSAPFPLALICLHCLFALCIHVPSASSLEFSFNFSKTGDPCGGELVCTGEAYFASSMIELTRNDKNNNDGEGRVWHTTPVPLWNSVTGEVASFTTAFSFMVTADPGCKIWGDGIAFFLAHYSSDSILEKNTSGGLLGLFNDSNNFNVTGDNQVVSIEFDTFHNEEWDTSSQHVGIHVNSVKSTALASMDTSLPGIKSLTSDSAMTAVVHYDNGAKSLTVDLQANGDTNWYHINATVDLRTSLPEEVAVGFSAATGMAGELHRILSWSFNSTLEKTAASIAALPAPAFQPPPAVAPSDLIPPVKSEPSTNILFEVLVPILAVSVAAIPGLLLWLRHKRRRNVQPNQATNNGIEPNEEHDEADFERGVARPRRYHYRELATATGDFADKNMLGRGGFGSVYQGRLQSDVNYGQQVAIKKFSAESSQGRREFEAEVRIISRLRHRNLVQLLGWCDSPKGLLLVYELVPEGSLDKHIHDNKRLLTWSERYKIILGLGSALRYLHQEWEQCVVHGDIKPSNIMLDSSYNAKLGDFGLARLVDHGTGLRTTMHVLGTAGYIDPEFVNTRRPSTESDVYSFGIVLLEIVSGRPPVFLPEGEAPFLLLKWVRSLYSQGATLDAVDPRLRGDEDDERQMERALVVGLWCARHDPAERPSIAQAMLVLQSEDTRLPAISPQMSKLAAMPSVLSVPERRVSGSSFSSGVRSSTTTSTTTRSSESFATDRTYPRPVPW